The bacterium genome contains a region encoding:
- the rnpA gene encoding ribonuclease P protein component, translated as MAAAKTTTTKTSDRKFGPERRLKKRRDFLQLQSSGRKLRSEHFLLIYQDEPSGKQRLGITITKKVDKRATARNLLKRRIREFYRKKRPIMSSCMTTIIIAQEGACTLSYRLIARELGYLLGRAKILPPQQMLRQTTKE; from the coding sequence TGGCCGCAGCTAAAACGACAACAACTAAGACTAGCGACAGAAAGTTTGGACCCGAGCGCAGGCTAAAAAAGCGGCGGGATTTTCTGCAGTTACAAAGTTCGGGGAGAAAACTACGCTCAGAGCATTTTCTTCTTATTTACCAAGATGAACCCAGCGGTAAACAGCGCTTAGGGATTACGATCACAAAGAAAGTCGATAAGCGCGCCACTGCCCGCAATCTACTAAAGCGAAGAATTCGAGAATTCTACAGGAAAAAACGCCCCATCATGAGCAGCTGCATGACCACAATTATTATCGCTCAGGAAGGCGCCTGCACCTTAAGTTACAGGCTAATTGCGCGAGAACTTGGCTATCTGCTGGGGCGTGCGAAAATACTCCCACCGCAGCAAATGCTAAGACAAACAACCAAGGAGTAA